From Perca flavescens isolate YP-PL-M2 chromosome 19, PFLA_1.0, whole genome shotgun sequence:
TTTTATACTGTTTATACTTCATCAGCCTCTACACAGCAGGTAGGATCAATACTCTGATCACTGATCAATACTACACACTTTATACTGTTTATACTTCATCAGCCTCTACACAGCAGGTAGGATCAATACTCTGATCACTGATCAATACTCTGATTACTGATCAATACTCTGATTACTGATCAATACTCTATACTATAATTCAAActgattgtttttttctcctccagATGGATTTATGCATTATGCTCTGAACCGTTGTGTGTTTAACTCGTCTGATCTGAACGGCATCGAGTACATCTTCTCTTATTACTACAACAAGTTGGAGTACTTGAggttcagcagcagtttgggGAAGTTTGTCGGATACACTGAGTTTGGAGTGAAGAACGCAGAGAACTTCAACAAAAATCCTTCAGAACTGGCTGCGAGGAGAGCTCAGAAGGAGACGGTCTGCAAAAACAACATTGATGTTGACTACCAGGCTGCTCTGACTAAATCAGGTGAGTTAGTGTttctgtgacatcatcatcatctgatTTATTAATTCACTGAATCATCATCAACTCATCTACTGATTCATCTGACTCATAGTTTATAATAATCAGATTCATTTAAAGTTTCAGCAGGAAATCAGATGGTGAATTCATCCTGAACCAGTTTCCTTAATGAATATTTAATTATTACATATTATTACAATTAacactttaaataaacactAAACTAAAATCTGTtgtaataaattaatattttatgaatgaattaatgattttaatgtttaaatcaaAGCGCCACCTGCTGGTTGAACCCTGGTACTGCAGCTACTgataatacatattaatattataatgaTTATAATGATTATTCATTATGAACTCTACTgataatacatattaatattataatgaTTATAATGATTATTCATACTgataatacatattaatattatattgattATAATGATTATTCATACTgataatacatattaatattataatgaTTATAATGATTATTCATTATGAACTCTACTGACAACAGTCATATTATTATGACTAAtgttatatttaaacattagaGCTTAGAGTTTGATTTTAGACTCTAGATTTACTAGTTTATAATAATTAActcatatttaaatgttattgtgTGATGTCTGACTTaataacatttataataatataaagtcCTGTTCCTGTTATAATAATTAActcatatttaaatgttattgtgTGATATCTGACTTaataacatttataataatataaagtcaTGTTCCTGTTATAATAATTAActcatatttaaatgttattgtgTGATATCTGACTTaataacatttataataatataaagtcaTGTTCCTGTTATAATAATTAActcatatttaaatgttattgtgTGATATCTGACTTaataacatttataataatataaagtcaTGTTCCTGTTATAATAATTAActcatatttaaatgttattgtgTGATATCTGACTTaataacatttataataatataaagtcaTGTTCCTGTTATAAATGATTTATTACCAAACTGAAAACTGCTCTAAATAATAATGTTCAGTAtgtttcaacatttattttaatgtcctGATTTCATTTCTACTGTTAATGTCAGTTTTTATAATGGTGGATTTTCCCAGAATGCTCCTGTGAAATCTGTCATTCACCCATCAAAGCCAGTGGGCGGGACATAAGTGAAAGGCACCAATGAGAGGACAGCATGTCCCTGCTGTGGTGTGTGAAGGGCTGTGGGCCGAGCTGAAGGAGCTTTAATGAAGGACATAATGAATAATGTGATGgccatgtgttgtgtgttccaGCTGAGCCCTATGTCAGACTGAGCTCTACGGAGCCCTCTGGTGGTAAACATCCGGCCATGTTGGTCTGCAGCGTCTACGACTTCTACCCCAAACAGATCAGAGTCAAGTGGACCAGAGACGGACAGGAAGTCACCTCTGATGTCACTTCCACTGATGAGCTGGCAGACGGTGATTGGTACTACCAGATCCACTCTCACCTGGAGTACACGCCCAGGTCAGTCACCTACAGGTCCTGGTtcaggttctggttctggtctaGTTAGCTTCAGGTCCAGTTAGCTTCAGGTCTAGTTAGCTTCAGGTCCAGTTAGCTTCAGGTCTAGATAGCTTCAGGTCCAGGTAGTTTCAGGTCTAGTTAGCTTCAGGTCCAGTTAGCTTCAGGTCCAGTTAGCTTCAGGTCTAGATAGCTTCAGGTCTAGTTAGCTTCAGGTCTAGATAGCATCAGGTCTAGTTAGCTTCAGGTCTAGATAGCTTCAGGTCTAGATAGCTTCAGGTCCAGTTAGCTTCAGGTCCAGTTAGCTTCAGGTCTAGATAGCTTCAGGTCCAGGTAGTTTCAGGTCCAGTTAGCTTCAGGTCCAGGTAGTTTCAGGTCTAGTTAGCTTCAGGTCCAGTTAGCTTCAGGTCTAGTTAGCGTCAGGTCTAGATAGCTTCAGGTCCAGTTAGCTTCAGGTCCAGTTAGCTTCAGGTAAGATAGCTTCAGGTCTAGATAGCTTCAGGTCCAGTTAGCTTCAGGTCCAGTTAGCTTCAGGTCTAGTTAGCTTCAGATCCAGTTAGCTTCAGGTCTAGATAGCTTCAGGTCCAGGTAGTTTCAGGTCTAGTTAGCTTCAGGTCCAGTTAGCTTCAGGTCTAGTTAGCGTCAGGTCTAGATAGCTTCAGGTCCAGTTAGCTTCAGGTCCAGTTAGCTTCAGGTAAGATAGCTTCAGGTCCAGTTAGCTTCAGGTCTAGATAGCTTCATGTCCAGTTAGCTTCAGGTCCAGTTAGCTTCAGGTCTAGAAAGCTTCAGGTCCAGTTAGCTTCAGGTCCAGTTAGCTTCAGGTCTAGATAGCTTCAGGTACAGTTAGCCTCAGGTCTAGTTAGCTTCAGATCTAGTTAGCTTCAGATCTAGTTAGCTTCAGATCCAGTTAGCTTCAGGTCCAGTTAGCTTCAGGTCTAGTTAGCTTCAGATCTAGTTAGCTTCAGATCCAGTTAGCTTCAGGTCCAGTTAGCTTCAGGTCTAGATAGCTTCAGGTCCAGTTAGCTTCAGGTCTAGATAGCTTCAGGTCAGTCACATacaggtccaggtccaggttctagtccaggtccaggtccaggttctggttcaggtcTAGTTAGCTTCAGGTCCAGTTAGCTTCAGGTCCAGTTAGCTTTAGGTCTAGTTAGCTTTAGGTCCAGTTAGCTTCAGGTCAGTCACCTACAGGTCCAGTTAcgtccaggtccaggtccaggtccaggttctAGTCCAGAtccaggttctggttcaggtcTAGTTAGCTTCAGGTCCAGTTAGCTTCAGGTCCAGTTAGCTTCAGGTCCAGGTAGTTTCAGGTCTAGTTAGCTTCAGGTCCAGTTAGCCTCAGGTCTAGTTACATTCAGGTCCAGTTAGCTTCAGGTCCACTTAGCTTCAGGTCCAGTTAGCTTCAGGTCTAGTTAGCTTCAGATCTAGTTAGCTTCAGATCCAGTTAGCTTCAGATCTAGTTAGCTTCAGGTCCAGTTAGCTTCAGGTCTAGTTAGCTTCAGGTCCAGTTAGCTTCAGATCTAGTTATCTTCATGTCTAGTTAGCTTCAGGTCTAGTTAGCTTCAGATCTAGTTAGCTTCAGGTCCAGTTAGCTTCAGGTCTAGTTAGCTTCAGGTCCAGTTAGCTTCAGATCTAGTTAGCTTCAGATACAGTTAGCTTCAGGTCCAGTTAGCTTCAGATCTAGTTAGCTTCAGGTCCAGTTAGCTTCAGGTCTAGTTAGCTTCAGGTCCAGTTAGCTTCAGATCTAGTTAGCTTCAGATACAGTTAGCTTCAGGTCTAGTTAGCTTCAGATCTAGTTAGCTTCAGATCTAGTTAGCTTCGGATCAGTCACCTacaggtccaggtccaggtccaggttctGGTCCAGGTTCTGGTCCAGGTtctggtccaggtccaggtcctGGTCCAGTATTGTCAGTAAGAACCAGAATCTCTGATGTCTGGTTTGTGTCAGCAGGTCTGGAGAGAAGATCTCCTGTATGGTGGAACACGCCAGCCTGAAAGCTCCTCTGATTACTGACTGGGGTAaatacctgtctgtctctctacctgtctggcTCTCTACCTGTCTGAGTCTCTACCTGTCTGACTCTCTACCTAACTCTCtccatctacctgtctgtctctctacctgtctatctctctacctgtctgactctctacctgtctgactctctacttgtctgtctctctacctaactctctctctacctgtctgtctctctacctaactctctctctacctgtctgtctccctacctgtctgtctctctacctgtctgactctctacttgtctgtctctctacctaactctctctctacctgtctgtctgtctctctacctgtctgtctccctacctgtctgtctctctacctgtctgactCTCTACTTGTCTGTCTCTCGACCTaactctctctctacctgtctgtctctctacctaactctctctctctacctgtctgactctctacctgtctgactctctacctgtctgtctctctacctaactctctctctacctgtctgtctctctacctaactctctctctacctgtctgactctctacctgtctgactctctacctgtctgtctctctacctgtctgtctgtctctctaactgtctgactctctacctgtctttctctctacctgtctgactCTATACCTGTCTGACTCTCTCTACCTGGCTGTCTCTTtccatgtctgtctctctacctggctctctctaactgtctgtctatctacctttctgtctgtctctctacctgtctgtctctctccctgtctaactctctacctgtctgactCTCTCGCTGTCTGTCTACCCATCTGACTCTCTCCCTATCTGTCCCTCTCTACCTGTCTTGTcgatctctctttctgtctgtctctctgctcccttgtctgtctttctatctgtctgactctctctctacctgtctgactctctctctacctatctgtctgtctcctgacctgtctctctctccctgtctgtcctcAGACCCGTCCATGCCTGAGTCTGAGAAGAACAAGATTGCCATCGGAGCCTCAGGACTGATCCTGGGTCTGGTCTTATCTCTGGCTGGATTcatctactacaagaggaaggcccgaggtcagaacagggttctctgtagactagttcagacctctttacagaacattagaccatctactacaagaggaaggcccgaggtcagaacagggttctctgcagactagttcagacctctttacagaacattagaccatctactacaagaggaaggcccgaggtcagaacagggttctctgtagactagttcagacctctttacagaacattagaccatctactacaagaggaaggcccgaggtcagaacagggttctctgtagactagttcagacctctttacagaacattagaccatctactacaagaggaaggcctgaggtcagaacagggttctctgtagactagttcagacctctttacagaacattagaccatctactacaagaggaaggcccgaggtcagaacagggttctctgtagactagttcagacctctttacagaacattagaccatctactacaagaggaaggcctgaggtcagaacagggttctctgtagactagttcagacctctttacagaacattagaccatctactacaagaggaaggccgaggtcagaacagggttctctgtagactagttcagacctctttacagacattagaccatctactacaagaggaaggccgaggtcagaacagggttctctgtagactagttcagacctctttacagaacattagaccatctactacaagaggaaggcccgaggtcagaacagggttctct
This genomic window contains:
- the LOC114574029 gene encoding H-2 class II histocompatibility antigen, E-S beta chain-like; this encodes MASSFLRVSLLFISLYTADGFMHYALNRCVFNSSDLNGIEYIFSYYYNKLEYLRFSSSLGKFVGYTEFGVKNAENFNKNPSELAARRAQKETVCKNNIDVDYQAALTKSAEPYVRLSSTEPSGGKHPAMLVCSVYDFYPKQIRVKWTRDGQEVTSDVTSTDELADGDWYYQIHSHLEYTPRSGEKISCMVEHASLKAPLITDWDPSMPESEKNKIAIGASGLILGLVLSLAGFIYYKRKARGRILVPSS